The following proteins are co-located in the Streptomyces sp. NBC_00435 genome:
- a CDS encoding histidine phosphatase family protein, whose product MSTTPDSATKPGRTGRKIVLWRHGQTAWNLERRFQGSTDIELTEAGVAQARRAARLLASLKPDAIVASDLRRASATAAELAAVTGLTVEHHEALRETYAGEWQGLTHDEILEKYGDQYAAWKRGEPVRRGGGELETEVAERAAPVVLEHADRLPPGGTLVVVSHGGTIRTTIGRLLGLDSYNWEGLGGLSNCCWSVLGEGARGWRLMEHNAGTLPEPVLGDDD is encoded by the coding sequence CTGAGCACGACTCCCGACAGCGCGACCAAGCCGGGCAGGACCGGCCGGAAGATCGTCCTCTGGCGGCACGGTCAGACCGCCTGGAACCTGGAGCGACGCTTCCAGGGCTCCACGGACATCGAGCTGACCGAGGCCGGTGTGGCGCAGGCGCGTCGTGCCGCCCGGCTGCTCGCCTCGCTGAAGCCGGACGCCATCGTCGCCTCGGACCTGCGCCGGGCCTCCGCCACGGCCGCCGAGCTGGCGGCCGTCACGGGGCTGACCGTGGAGCACCACGAGGCGCTGCGCGAGACGTACGCCGGCGAGTGGCAGGGCCTCACGCACGACGAGATCCTCGAGAAGTACGGCGACCAGTACGCGGCGTGGAAGCGCGGCGAGCCGGTCCGCCGTGGCGGCGGTGAGCTGGAGACCGAGGTCGCCGAGCGGGCGGCTCCGGTGGTGCTGGAACACGCCGACCGGCTGCCCCCCGGCGGCACGCTCGTCGTGGTCAGCCACGGCGGCACCATCCGTACGACGATCGGCCGTCTGCTGGGCCTGGACTCGTACAACTGGGAGGGCCTCGGTGGGCTCTCCAACTGCTGCTGGTCGGTCCTCGGCGAGGGCGCGCGCGGCTGGCGGCTGATGGAACACAACGCCGGCACGCTGCCCGAACCGGTCCTCGGCGACGACGACTGA
- the nadD gene encoding nicotinate-nucleotide adenylyltransferase, with product MGEQEMPTGPVKRRLGVMGGTFDPIHHGHLVAASEVAALFHLDEVMFVPTGEPWQKSQRAVSAAEDRYLMTVIATASNPQFSVSRIDIDRGGPTYTIDTLRDLSALNDDADLFFITGADALAQILTWRNAEELFALAHFIGVTRPGHVLTDDGLPEGGVSLVEVPALAISSTDCRARVAKGDPVWYLVPDGVVRYIDKRELYRGA from the coding sequence ATGGGAGAGCAGGAAATGCCTACCGGCCCGGTCAAGCGCCGGCTCGGGGTGATGGGCGGGACATTCGACCCGATCCACCACGGACACCTGGTGGCCGCCAGCGAGGTGGCCGCGCTGTTCCACCTTGACGAGGTGATGTTCGTACCGACGGGCGAGCCGTGGCAGAAGTCGCAGCGGGCCGTGTCGGCCGCCGAGGACCGGTACCTGATGACGGTCATCGCGACCGCGTCGAACCCGCAGTTCTCGGTGAGCCGGATCGACATCGACCGCGGCGGCCCGACGTACACGATCGACACCCTGCGGGACCTGAGCGCCCTCAACGACGACGCCGACCTCTTCTTCATCACCGGCGCCGACGCCCTCGCACAGATCCTGACCTGGCGCAACGCCGAGGAGCTCTTCGCCCTCGCACACTTCATCGGCGTCACCCGGCCCGGCCACGTCCTCACCGACGACGGGCTGCCCGAGGGGGGCGTCTCCCTCGTGGAAGTGCCCGCGCTGGCCATTTCGTCCACGGACTGCCGCGCGCGCGTGGCCAAGGGGGATCCTGTCTGGTACCTGGTGCCGGACGGTGTGGTCCGCTACATCGACAAGCGTGAGCTGTACCGGGGAGCCTGA
- the rsfS gene encoding ribosome silencing factor, which translates to MTATDRSIELITAAAQAAADRLAHDIIAYDVSDVLSITDAFLLASAPNDRQVKSIVDEIEEKLQKELGAKPVRREGDRDARWILLDYIDIVVHVQHSEERVFYALERLWKDCPEIDLPEDAKLTKGKAEEHAALRTAQGDDELDGDLF; encoded by the coding sequence GTGACCGCCACGGACCGCTCCATCGAGCTCATCACCGCCGCCGCCCAGGCCGCGGCCGACCGGCTCGCGCACGACATCATCGCGTACGACGTCAGCGACGTGCTGTCGATCACCGACGCCTTCCTGCTCGCCTCGGCCCCCAACGACCGTCAGGTCAAGTCGATCGTCGACGAGATCGAGGAGAAGCTCCAGAAGGAGCTGGGCGCCAAGCCGGTGCGCCGCGAGGGCGACCGCGACGCCCGCTGGATCCTGCTCGACTACATCGACATCGTCGTCCACGTGCAGCACAGCGAGGAGCGCGTCTTCTACGCGCTGGAGCGCCTGTGGAAGGACTGCCCCGAGATCGACCTCCCCGAGGACGCCAAGCTCACCAAGGGCAAGGCCGAGGAGCACGCCGCCCTGCGCACGGCACAGGGCGACGACGAACTGGACGGTGATCTGTTCTGA
- a CDS encoding M48 family metallopeptidase, giving the protein MTGTGFEKAPARDRRRFPGISSRAYEHPADRSALVALRKLTGFDTVFKALSGLLPERSLRLLFLSDSVRVGETQFPHLHAMLLDACYILDLERVPQMYVQQDPKPNAMCIGLDEPIIVVTTGLVELLDEEEMRAVVGHEVGHALSGHAVYRTILLFLTTLALKIAWIPLGNVAIMAIVTALREWFRKSELSADRAGLLVGQDVQASMRGLMKLAGGNHLHEMNVDAFLAQAEEYEESGDLRDSVLKILNVLPRTHPFTTVRAAELKKWAQNRDYQRIMDGHYPRREEDKDTSVTDSFRQSAAHYADAVRTSKDPLMKLVGDIAGGTADLGGKLRDRFSGGTPGGGTPSGGASDGGGAPDGGAKEQG; this is encoded by the coding sequence ATGACGGGGACGGGATTCGAGAAGGCACCGGCACGGGACCGCAGGAGGTTCCCCGGTATTTCCTCACGGGCGTACGAGCATCCGGCGGACCGGTCCGCGCTCGTGGCCCTGCGCAAGCTGACCGGCTTCGACACGGTCTTCAAGGCACTGAGCGGGCTGCTGCCGGAGCGCAGTCTGCGACTGCTCTTCCTCTCCGACTCCGTCCGGGTGGGCGAGACGCAGTTCCCGCACCTGCACGCGATGCTCCTCGACGCGTGCTACATCCTGGACCTGGAGCGGGTCCCGCAGATGTACGTGCAGCAGGACCCCAAGCCCAATGCCATGTGCATCGGGCTGGACGAGCCGATCATCGTGGTCACCACCGGCCTGGTCGAGCTGCTCGACGAGGAGGAGATGCGGGCGGTGGTCGGCCACGAGGTGGGCCACGCACTGTCGGGGCACGCGGTGTACCGCACGATCCTGCTCTTCCTGACGACCCTGGCGCTCAAGATCGCGTGGATCCCGCTGGGCAATGTGGCGATCATGGCGATCGTGACCGCGCTGCGCGAGTGGTTCCGCAAGTCGGAGCTGTCGGCGGACCGGGCGGGCCTGCTGGTGGGGCAGGACGTGCAGGCCTCGATGCGCGGGCTGATGAAGCTCGCGGGAGGGAACCACCTCCACGAGATGAATGTCGACGCGTTCCTCGCCCAGGCCGAGGAGTACGAGGAGAGCGGCGACCTGCGCGACTCCGTGCTGAAGATCCTCAACGTGCTGCCCCGGACGCACCCCTTCACGACGGTGCGGGCGGCCGAGCTGAAGAAGTGGGCGCAGAACCGCGACTACCAGCGGATCATGGACGGCCACTACCCGCGGCGCGAGGAGGACAAGGACACCTCCGTGACCGACTCCTTCCGGCAGTCCGCCGCGCACTACGCCGACGCGGTGCGCACGAGCAAGGACCCCCTGATGAAGCTGGTCGGCGACATCGCCGGCGGTACGGCGGACCTGGGCGGCAAGCTCCGGGACAGGTTTTCGGGTGGGACCCCGGGTGGCGGCACCCCGAGCGGTGGTGCCTCCGACGGTGGCGGGGCCCCGGACGGCGGGGCTAAGGAGCAGGGCTGA
- a CDS encoding LCP family protein: MNDRQDPYDRFDAFAAPEQQLVGYDVYGRPVYNQVPPQSAPDPAPPYEQQQYEQQQYGYDYQGYGQPQQQYYPQQQEHPQAGQQAQSYGYDTQATQQWIPQQAAPAAPPQTPEPAFRPAAAPQVPEPRRADGPGTQDGQGAQDPSYHTGQFAFIDQPDEDSEDVIDWLAFTESRTERREEARRRGRNRVVALIVVLAVFVVAGAGYLWYAGKLPFLEGPGKTPGAAAAGPQKRDMIVVHLHNTKKGGTSTALLVDNVTTKQGATVLVPNTLNVTKDDGTGAPLGKAVGDGGLGVREALDSVLGTRIGGTWRLDTPFLENFVELVGGIEVDTDVAVPADDAAKVPAVGQGQKQSLSGAMAVAYATYRAQGEPEAKQLERFGKVLVGLLRKVPGDPKSAAMTVETTGQILDPALNAQTLGAMLSKLGEHAKVGAYRTDVLTVKPDGGLTDDANKKVVKEVLGGSGSAAQPGAVPRVGMKDATGDDKTSTAGKAALLNAGYTLVDGGKADKTAPASQITYQDDAQRDKAIEVAKTLGLPETVVKKAESAVNAEIVVTLGKDYKSS, translated from the coding sequence GTGAACGACCGACAGGATCCGTACGACCGGTTCGATGCCTTCGCGGCGCCGGAGCAGCAGCTCGTCGGCTACGACGTGTACGGGCGGCCGGTGTACAACCAGGTGCCCCCGCAGTCCGCCCCCGATCCCGCTCCCCCCTACGAGCAGCAGCAGTACGAGCAGCAGCAGTACGGCTACGACTACCAGGGCTACGGGCAGCCGCAGCAGCAGTACTACCCGCAGCAGCAGGAGCACCCCCAGGCCGGTCAGCAGGCCCAGTCCTACGGGTACGACACCCAGGCCACCCAGCAGTGGATCCCGCAGCAGGCCGCGCCCGCGGCGCCCCCGCAGACGCCCGAGCCCGCGTTCCGGCCGGCCGCCGCGCCGCAGGTCCCCGAGCCCCGCCGGGCCGATGGACCGGGGACCCAGGACGGGCAGGGGGCTCAGGACCCCTCGTACCACACCGGGCAGTTCGCGTTCATCGACCAGCCGGACGAGGACTCCGAGGACGTCATCGACTGGCTCGCCTTCACCGAGAGCCGCACCGAACGCCGCGAGGAGGCCCGCAGGCGCGGCCGCAACCGGGTGGTGGCACTGATCGTCGTGCTGGCCGTCTTCGTCGTCGCCGGCGCCGGGTACCTCTGGTACGCGGGCAAGCTGCCGTTCCTGGAAGGCCCCGGGAAGACGCCGGGCGCCGCCGCCGCGGGGCCGCAGAAGCGCGACATGATCGTCGTCCACCTGCACAACACGAAGAAGGGCGGCACCTCCACGGCGCTGCTCGTCGACAACGTCACCACCAAGCAGGGCGCCACCGTCCTGGTGCCGAACACGCTGAACGTCACCAAGGACGACGGCACCGGCGCGCCGCTCGGCAAGGCCGTCGGGGACGGCGGCCTGGGCGTACGCGAAGCCCTGGACTCGGTGCTCGGCACCCGCATCGGCGGCACCTGGCGGCTGGACACCCCCTTCCTGGAGAACTTCGTCGAGCTGGTCGGCGGCATCGAGGTCGACACCGACGTGGCCGTCCCGGCGGACGACGCGGCGAAGGTCCCGGCCGTGGGCCAGGGCCAGAAGCAGAGCCTCAGCGGCGCGATGGCCGTCGCGTACGCCACGTACCGGGCCCAGGGCGAGCCGGAGGCCAAGCAGCTGGAGCGGTTCGGAAAGGTCCTGGTGGGCCTGTTGCGCAAGGTGCCCGGCGATCCGAAGTCGGCGGCGATGACCGTCGAGACCACCGGTCAGATCCTGGACCCCGCGCTGAACGCGCAGACGCTGGGCGCGATGCTGTCCAAGCTCGGCGAACACGCCAAGGTGGGCGCGTACCGCACCGATGTGCTCACGGTGAAGCCGGACGGGGGCCTCACCGACGACGCCAACAAGAAGGTCGTCAAGGAGGTCCTCGGCGGCTCCGGCTCGGCGGCCCAGCCCGGCGCCGTCCCGAGGGTGGGCATGAAGGACGCCACCGGGGACGACAAGACGTCCACGGCGGGGAAGGCGGCCCTGCTCAACGCCGGCTACACGCTGGTGGACGGCGGCAAGGCCGACAAGACCGCGCCCGCGTCGCAGATCACCTACCAGGACGACGCCCAGCGCGACAAGGCGATCGAGGTCGCCAAGACGCTGGGACTGCCCGAGACGGTCGTGAAGAAGGCCGAGAGCGCCGTGAACGCGGAGATCGTGGTGACGCTGGGCAAGGACTACAAATCGTCCTGA